Proteins encoded together in one Impatiens glandulifera chromosome 1, dImpGla2.1, whole genome shotgun sequence window:
- the LOC124922402 gene encoding protein DOG1-like 3, producing MMSLPPNSSVYVEQGVRNGFTHQETFQNFFECWLIEQNQRLQDLVSAAESYQLQNQNQFERESALHELINQVIHHYEHYYSAKSHWVKEDVLSMLSPSWRTTLENAFLWIGGWRPSMAFHLLYSKSGIQLEAALSDFLRGLPTADLGEFSPDQIMQVDELHLRTIGEEREITEKLAKRQQTVADPSMVELSHAVSEMMRDESGSSSGIVEQERVDTVIGEKERGLEEILQIADELRMRTLKGVIEILSPIEVVHFLIAAAELHLRMHDWGKKKEARHNQEEEVQPNGVEEEVLQNGVEVSS from the coding sequence ATGATGTCTCTTCCTCCAAATAGTTCTGTTTACGTGGAGCAGGGAGTCAGAAATGGCTTCACCCACCAAGAAACTTTTCAGAATTTCTTCGAATGTTGGCTAATAGAACAAAACCAGCGCCTCCAAGATCTCGTCTCCGCTGCCGAATCCTACCAGCTTCAGAATCAGAACCAATTCGAAAGAGAATCGGCGCTCCACGAGCTTATCAATCAAGTAATCCATCACTACGAGCACTATTACAGCGCCAAATCGCACTGGGTGAAGGAGGACGTTCTGTCTATGCTATCACCTTCATGGAGAACCACGCTCGAAAACGCCTTCCTCTGGATCGGCGGTTGGCGTCCAAGCATGGCGTTTCATCTCCTCTATTCCAAATCAGGGATCCAACTCGAGGCCGCGCTGTCCGACTTCCTTCGTGGACTCCCAACGGCCGATTTGGGAGAGTTTTCGCCGGATCAAATCATGCAAGTTGATGAGTTGCATTTGCGGACCATTGGAGAGGAGAGAGAGATAACGGAAAAGTTGGCGAAGCGACAGCAGACTGTAGCGGATCCGTCCATGGTGGAGCTGTCGCATGCTGTTAGCGAGATGATGCGGGATGAAAGTGGGAGCTCGTCGGGAATTGTAGAACAGGAAAGAGTGGATACGGTGATCGGAGAGAAGGAGAGAGGATTGGAGGAGATTCTGCAGATAGCGGATGAGTTGAGGATGAGGACTTTGAAAGGAGTGATTGAGATACTCAGTCCGATTGAGGTCGTTCATTTCTTGATTGCGGCGGCGGAGCTTCATCTCAGGATGCATGATTGGGGGAAGAAGAAGGAGGCGAGACATAATCAAGAAGAAGAGGTGCAGCCGAATGGAGTTGAAGAGGAGGTGCTGCAGAATGGAGTTGAAGTAAGCtcatga